The region aataaaatgaaattctctGGTAAAATGAATCTCTCaggtaaaagaaaatattctgttttgtctttttaataaaaaggtgGTAGAGACTTGAACATTGGGTGTAAACTACTAAAAGATATCAGTAGATATgatgaatttgaaaaaaaagaaaaaaggtgagaGATCAGGAGATCCTGGAGGTGATGAGAGAGGGTTGGATCAAAGGCTCACATAGGAAAATTGGACACCTTACCTTTACAGACTGAAGGGAGAGGGGTGAGGAGAGGGGTGCATGTAGGGCAAAAGGTGGGAGTAGTGCAGAGGTTGAGGTATTTAATACCTAgtgataccatttttttttttttttttttgagatggagtcttgctctgtcgcacaggctggagtgcagtggtgcggtcttggctcactgcaacctccacctcccaggttcaaacgattctcctgcctcagcctcctgagtagctgggattaaaggcacctgccatcatgcctggctaatttttgtatttttagtggagacggggtttcaccatgttggccaggctggtctcgaactgctgaactcgtgatctgcccaccaaagtgatctggcctcccaaagtgctgggattacaggaatgagccaccacgcctggccaatatcaATACTTTTAAACTCTTTAgctgaggaagagaaggagggttGGATGGGGAACAAGAAAACCTTCACAAGATAAGTATTATCCCATCATGAACATCTGTTGTTGCCATTATTATCTGCCCAGTAACCCTTCCCCCTTTTATTGGTAATAGCACATCTGTTTTCTGTGGAGACCCATCCTCTCCCCACTCTTTGTCCATGTGGTTCAGATGGGAATCATCGTAGTCCCACAACCCACTGCAGTGGTACATTCCTAACCCAGGATTGGCCTATCTAAGTTAAAGTGATCAATTCAGAGGTAGGCACATGACAAAATTTGAGCCAGTGAAAAATCAGATTCAGGAATTTTCCTGGAACTATTGGGCAAGAGGTGCTGATAGAACGTAAGCCTGAGGGACAAGGTGCCACAAGGAAGGATGAACCTTCCTAAGAATGACGCTAACTCAAAGAAAGCAAAGCAAGGGATGGAGACAGGTGCCTAACAATATCAACTTAACCTGTAGATTTACCTTTTCCATGAAGTTGAAATCTGCCCATAGATTTTTTTAGCTCTTTAAATCAATAAATTCCCTTTTTGCTTACATCACTTtaagttggaatttttttttttacccccacagcatcttgctctgtcgcccaggctggagtacagtggtgcgatctaggctcactgcaacctctgcctcccaggttcaactgattctcctgcctcagtctcccaagtagctgggattacagatgcctgccaccacacctggctagttttttgtatttttagtagagacaggtttcatcatgttggccaggctggtctcaaactcctgacgtcaagtgatacacccgcctcggcctcccaaagtgcagggattacaggcatgagccactgtgccagcctaaGTTGGGTTTTATTACGTGCAACCAAGAGTTACAATGCATGTGAATACACGTAGCAGATATTGTCTATTGGTGCTCATTCCCACATCCACTTTTCTATATCTTCTCTGCACCGCCAGGGCTGGAAATCTGAAAACCACATTTCTCAGACTCCCTTGTCAGCTTGGCTCCAATTAGGTctgaagggaagagaaaggaaaaagcccTCTTGTTTCTGGCAGTGCCTCTGGCACCATCAGCAGCAGTGGTTCCTGCCTAGTGAAAGTGGAGGTGGTTGCATAGCATCAGCAATACAAACCCCAATAGCATCTGTAGCTAGTGCAGATTCATGGGCTCCAGCTTCTTGATCTTTGGGTGATAACTTTCCTCCTATTTGCTCCTCTAAATCCAGATTAGTAGTAGCTTCCCGATTTTTGGGTAACTGCTTTCCCTGGTTATGTGTCTCCAAACCTTCTTGCAACTTTGTAACAAACTCCTTGCATTAAATCTTTCTCTACTTGGATATCTAGAGTGGTTTCTGTATTCTTATTGAACACTGATTGATACAACACACATTCTTATTTGCATATCATATATATCCACACACATAAGAAGCTGAGAGGTTAAATTTCTCAAATCTAAGCAGAAAGTGGCTTGCCTGGGATTGGAGCTCAGACATGTCTGATTTTAAAGTTCTCAAACTTTCTCTGACCTAcagttggtttttgttgttgatttcttttttttttaatagctagaTGAAACAGAGGTTAAAGGgggaaaagaaattaaagtatTGTCAAGAAAGttgttcaaataattatttttttaaaaaatagagacagttttcctttgtcacccgggctagaatgcagtgatgcaatcatagctcactgtggcctcaaacttttgggttcaagtgatcctcctccctcagcttcctaagtagctgggactacaggcacatgccacaacaccctgctaattatttttattgtttgcagAGACCAGAGccttgctttgtttcccaggctggtctcgaactcctggcctcaagtgatcctcccaatttggcctcccaaagcactgggatttaggcataagccactgcacctggcccagataaTCAATGTTGATGTTTAATTTGGGTGGGAGAAAAATAGCTTTTAGAGAATGGAAGACTGTGACAGTAACAAAGTCAAAGAGCAGGAATGTGGGAGTGAAGTGAGGGAGGCAGAAGGATAAGGGCCTGCACTCACAAGAGAGATACTGGAATTTGAGGAATTTCTTCAACAGGTGGAGCAATTGTGAGTGATGAATACGGTTAAAGTTTGGTCATAGTAATTGGGTAGCTGGTGTGGGGACATCAGTCTGCAAAGCCTTCAGCAACTGAGAGAACATAGGAGGCTGGTAGATGATGGCCATTGGAATAGTAGGGAGAATGATATGGCTTACATCCATGATGCTGAAGGAGAAAGAATTTAAGAGCATGAAAAGGGGGAAAATGGTGCAGATGTGCTGATACAGCTTCCCATCCACTGGGGAAGCTACAGGGGAAGAAAGAGGGGCCCTGGGGTAGAGCCTGTTCTCAAGGCTGGAGGTAAAGACGTAGagatgtttgtacatgtaaacgatgtacatgtacatgtttgtacatgtaaaagACATAGGGAAGCTTGTTAGCCATGGAGTATGACTCTGAAAAGGTACCATGGAAAATCAAGGAAGAAGAAGCATGATGAACCAGGAAAAGGggccatagagcagtttggaagtgagattcctctttctctcaccttcagatccaatccatcagcaagtcCTACAGACTGtgtcttctaaatattttttatcagCCCATTACTCCACCATCGCCATGTGTCCAGGCGCCATGATCTACCAGATTAGCCATCGCATCGACCTCCACAATGCTCTGCCCACATCTGCTGGGGTTTTCTTTCACCTGGTATCCACTCTGCAGCAATCAGAGAAATCTTTCTCAAATGTAAATCTCATCACCTCACTTTCTTCCTGTCTAAAATCCCTCAGTAGGTCTCTATTGCTCCCAAAATAGACAATATCCATGCTTCCTAGACTGCCATGGAAGGCCTCCTGTGAACTGGTAtgttcctgcctccctctccagtCTCATCTCACCAGCCCCTCACACATcccctgtactccagccctgTGGGGCTGGTTGCAGTTTGCACCCCTTGTTgtcccttctctcctttcctctgctcATAATGCTGCCTGGTATGGTAATGCATAGTTGGcagtgaatatatatttactaaagGAATTGCATAAATTTTACTCATCTTTAAAAATTGAACTAAGTGTTTATTATATATGAAGCCTTTCCTAACCCCTTCTTCATCCTAAGTATTGCTGGCCCCACTGCCCTTTGTATATTGAGTCTTCCATCTTAGTATCTATCTCACTGTATTGCATTTACTTGATGCTTTTTCTGTGTTCCCCTCCTGACTGCGATAGAGCGGCAGATTCTTGAGGGTAGAATGGCATGCTGCTCTGCACATAGGTGatgctaagtgaatgaatgaaagaagtaTAAGTTGGACCTTTTTATGGTCTGAATATTGGcatctcccccaaattcatatgttggaaccaAATGTCACTAatgtgatagcattaggaggggGAGACTTTTGGAAGTGATTAAGTCACATGGGTTTCAACCTCATGGaagggattagtgtccttataaaagagcccAAAGGGAGCTGCTTGTCCCTTtttcaccatgtgagaacacagcaaaaaGGTGCCATCTTTGAAGCAGAACAAGCACTCAgcagacactgaacctgctggagccttgatcttggactttccagcctccagaattgtgaacaATAAATTCCTATTGCTGATAGATTACCCACTCtaagatattctgttatagcagcctaaactGACTGAAACAAACCATTTCTGGGAGTTCCCTGGAGACAAGCTAGAGGATTCCCTGCAAGAGAACAcgtgggaggaaaggagaaaggggagaCTTAGTACTCCCTGCCTCCGAAAACAAGAGAAAGTTAACCTTGGGTATCAGAGTTGTTGGATAACTGTTTAGACACCTCTAGGCTCCCTGGCATGATGCAGCAGTGGTCCCAAGTGTAGTGCATGAACTTGATAAGGACCAGACCTGAAACTCTGTCCTTGTCTTCACCCCTTAGACTAGCAGCCAACCCCGTGAGGGTAGCCATCCAAGACACCATTAGGAATGAAAAGTAAAGCTCAAGGTGCTCCTAAGGAGTAGACCCACAACCCTGCTGCTTGGCCCCTAACCTCTGTTCTCAGCTCCAGTCAACTTCCTAGTTAGACCCTAATCTGAGACActgccccccagcccccagccctttAGGCTGGAGCCACTCTATAGCCTGGCCTCCCAGTACAAAGCCTTGTGTGACAGTCAGAGCTTGTTAGCTACTACTCTACCCATCAAAGTCCTACGGAGCAAATGGCTGACAGGTTGGGAGGGGCTGACtccagatcacatgaggccatgAGCCACAGTCTGGGTCTACGTCCAGAGCCCCTTCCCAAGACAGTTCAAGGGATGGGTTTGAGTCTATATTCATTGTCACTGGAAGGTGGGTGGCATTGTGTCTATTTTACAGGAAAGGAAAATGAGGCTAGGACATGGAAGCTCAGAATAAGGGCCCTCTGCTGGAAACTCAGGCTATTTTTTGAGCCTGAAGCAAGCCAGCCTCCAACCTCAGCTGGGTTGTAAAGGCAGTGGAGGAATAGGGCCTTGTCTGAGACATAGCTACCTATAGTCCAGGCCCAATTCCCAGTTAAATAGCTGTCAGCAAATTTGGAACCCAAAGCCTTCACCAGTTTATGACCAGAAAATAACCAAGCACTGCAACCTCCTTGCCAGTGACATTTGCTGGTCTAGATGGTGCAGATACCCAGGAGGCTAATTGGGTAGGCCAGATCCTTTGTGCCAGCAAAGCTCCTGAGGCTCCAGCAAGACTCCCAGCGACTGTGTTCTGCAAATGTGCTTCATGGTGCCAGGTCCCTtaatcattctttcttttctctctccagcTTGCCTCTGACACACAGCTGGTGTATTTCTGTTTCCCCACTTCAACTTCATTCCACTTGTCATGCCTAACTCATGGCAACCCAAGCCATGAGTGGTGTTACTTGAATCACCCAGAACCATAATTTGAGGTCCCCCAGATTGGACCTCCTACCCCACAACTCTGAGCCAATCCTCTTTGCACATGCATAGTTGCCCCAGGCCCTGTTGTTTCTGATGCCTTGCGGCTGGGTTGTGGTCATCTACCAGCAAGTTGAATCAGAGTCCTAGCTCCACCTCTTATTTGCTGTATAAACTCAGCTGTTCCTCTTCCAACTCTGGTTCTCTTTCCCCCCCACTATGTGTAGATAGTCTGCAAAGAGCTAGTTTATGATCTGGACCTAAGAATCATCTGCGCAGAGATAGGTTTGCCCCTTAGTGCTCCCCTCCCTTGTTCCTCACAGCCTTGTTTGAGCTCGACACCCTCAAAGGAGAAGTGCTAACTTTTCAACTCAAAGAAAGAAGATTGTTTCACGACCAAGGTCCCTTGATCCAAGTGAAGAAGCAATCTGTCTTTATTATGCGAAACTGGGGAGATGGGGCCAGGCCAGACTCATGTCAGAAGGCCCCTCAGTGAGAAGCGAAGAAGCAATCTGTCTTTATGATGAGGAACTAGGAGGTGGGGCCAGGCCAGACTCATGTCAGAAGGCCCCTCAGTGAGTGCAGCCCAGGAGACTGGTCACATTCTGGGGTTGCGGAAGGGCCTTGGCTGcattcagtttctccacatcactGTAGCAGTACAAATTGGGACCATGGATGAGGTACAAGCCGGGACCATTGGCGGAACATGAGTTAGGGCCAAGGGACTTTTCCATACACAAGGCTCCGTCCACCTTCTCATGGGGCCAAGGAAGCTCTGTCCACGTGGCTTGGGCTCCTGACTTCAGGTCCAGCCACCACAGCCGCCGTCCTGGGGAGAAGGCACCAAACATAGCATGGCTTCCATGTCATGGGGATCCTGACTTAGGCCTTCTCATGCCCTGGTGGGGATCTATGCCACAGACAGGTAGCAGAACAAGCTGCCCTCTAAGCACCCAGAAGCCCCTCACCTGCCATGATATGGAGCCGAGAAGACCCAGGGCAGATAAAGGCCGCATCCACAGAGTCCAGGATAATCCCATGAGGGGTCCCGACTTCCTTCTCCAGCCGCTTCGGATAACCGCTTACTAGGGTATAGCCTCCCTTTGTCAGGAAGACATATACCTGGGTGCCCTGGAGGACAAAGGATGGTAATAAATACAGAGTTGGATATGCTTGTCCCAGTCTCTACCTCAAGCCTCTCCCCCAATACACACCTGGACCAGATAGAGTTTTTCTTCCCAGGAAAAGGCAGCATCCACTGTTGAAGGACCCTGGGGCCACTGATGAGCAATGGGCCAGCTATGCCAGCCATCCCGGCTGGTGTCCAGACGCCAGTAGTGGGTCCCTGTGGAATACCATAGGTTGCTCTAGAGCCGCTGGCAGAAGCCCAGGCAGAGTATAGGCTAGTGATGAATGCAGAAATGAGTCATGAGAGGGAGAGAATGCATCCAGAGGCCAAGATGGAAGAGGCCAGGTGAGAAGGAGAaatagagcaagacttggtcAGCAATGTTGGGCACTGTGCCCTGGTTGAAACTGGAATCAGCGGGTGCCTGAAAGAAAGGCAAGTGTGGAAAACAGTGGCTAAGTTTCCAGGTAAGGCCAACATCATGGGGTTGGCGGGCACTCCCTAAGGATTTCAGGTGTCCATGTACAGAGATGCGGTTATAGATAATGAAATACAGTGTCCAGAACTTAAAAAGGAAGCACCACTtccactgaatgttctcactctgGCTGTGTTCTCCAGTCTCTCCCTATGAGGTGGTGGAAGAGTGAGGGAGTAGCTGGGCTAGCACCccatttttcttctcctcttttcaCAACAACTTATTAAGGAATTATCTAGGCTcccatttatcttttttcctcaATCCTCTTCTATTACACTTCTGTTTCCCTCAACCATTGAAATTGTTCTTATCCAGGTTGCTAGTATTCTCCAGTTTGCCAAATCTCATGGTCAATTCTCTGTTCTCATCTGACCCTACCTCTCAGGAGCACTGGACTGCTCACTACTTCCTTCtcctttaaatgtctttttttggaaCGTGGCTTCTGTGACACCTGACTCTTCCAGTGTTCCTCTTATCTTTTTTGACTACTCTTTTCTTCAACCTGATATCTAAATATTGGAATCCCCTACTTTgggcctcttctcttctctctctactTTCACTTCCTTGGTAATCTCACCTAGTCCAGGGGCTTTAAATGCCATCTATGTGCTGATGACTTCCAATCTGTTCTCGTCAGCTCTGACTGACCTCTCCTTTGAGGTTTAGGCTCCAAATCAGCTGCCTACCTGACATGCTTATGGGGTGCCAATAGGCACCCAAAACCTAATATGCCCAAACTGATGTCTGccccccaccaacacacacactccCTAGTCTTTCccaattttagaaaacaaaaccacCAGCCACTCAGTTGCTGAGTCCACGAAAGCTGAGTCATTCTTGATGCCTCTTTTCCCTTCCCTACTCTGACtgatatcattcattcattcatttatttagagacggagtttcactcttgttccccaggctggagtgcaatggtgcaatctcggctcactgcaaccttcacctcccaggttcaagtgattctcctgcctcagcctcccaagtaggctgagattacaggcatgtgccaccattcccagctaattttgtatttttagtagagacgaggtttcaccatgttggtcaagctggtctcgaactcttgacctcaggtgatccactcgccttggcctcccaaagtgctaggattacaggcgtgagccaccacacccggcctatctTAGCTATTAGTTAATGCTGTCAGCTGTACCTCCAAAATATATCATGGTGATTCCTCACCACCTCTGCTGCTATCATCCTAGTTCAAGCTGTCATCACCCCTAATTTGGACAACTGCACGAATTGCTAGCTGGATTCCTTGCTTACATGATTGTACCTTTATAACTTATGTTCCGCAAAAAGTCAGAGTGATCTTTTATAAAAAATGAGTTAGAATATATCACAGCCCTGCTCAAGACTTTCTGATGACTGCCTTTTATGGTTGAAAACCCTTACCAGGTCTAGGTAACCTGGCCACTGCCGTCCCTGCCCTTTCAAGTCACCCACCTGCTCTTTCTCTGTGTTCCAGCCTCACCAGGCTTCCTTCTTGATTCCTTGAAGTATGTGCTGCTCACCCTCCCTAAAATGCTTTTCCTCCAGCACATCGTGTGGCTAATTCCTTCTCATCACTGAAGTCTCGGCTCAAAAATCATTTCTTCAGAAGACAAACCTCATTCTCCTCACCTCTATCCCACTATCctgtcttattttctttacaaCCCTTAATATTACCTAAAAttattctctttcctcctttctctttcttattgtCCTCTCTCACTTTGGCAGAGCCTGTCAGGGCACGCATCTTGTCTGCCATGTTGACTACTGTATCTCAGTGCCTAGGACAATGCCCACTTCTTAtcagatgctcaacaaatatttgttgagtaaataccTAGTGTTCTTGCTGCTACCACAAGTTCTCTTATTAGCCGTGTACTGAGTATAGAGTGGTGACTGACATATCCACCTCTGCTGGGAGGTTTCCCACTGAAATTACCCTGCTCAGGaaccatatttattttattttatttatttattttttgagacagggtctcaatctgtcacccaggctggattgcagagGCGCAGtcacggttcactgcaatctctgcctcctacactcgagcaatcctcccacctcagcctcctgaacagctaggACTAccggtgcatgctaccacacctggctaattttttgtatttttagtagagatgagatttcaccatgttgcccaggctggtctagaactcctggactcaagtgatctgcccccctcagcctcccacagtgctgggattataggcatgagccaccacacctggcccaggggCCCTATTTTGAGAACCAGAGCTATGCTGCTTTGTGCAATGAAGTAAATGATGAGTTCCCAACCCATTAATGTAGCCAATACATAGGCTGGCAATCAACCACTTTAATGTGGTGTGGTCTGAAAATATGGACTGGGCCATTCAGATTCCCTCTCTGGAAATCTTACTAGGAAAAAAGAGCAACTGAGGGAGGTATCAGTTGGAACTGAGACTGAAAGATCATGAAGTAGTGAGAAGGTGGAGAGAACATGACGGTCCACGTGCAAGCCAAAGTTGTGAAGAAGCAAAGAGAATAGATAAAAACCTAtgaggggccaggcgtggttgctcatgcctgtaatcctagcactttgggaggctgaggcaggcggatcacctgaggtcaggagttcgagaccagcctggccaacatggtgaaaccctatctctactaaaaatacaaaaattaaattaataaatagtaCATTGTAacccaaaaaaaatacaaaaattagccaggcatggtggtatgcgcctgtagtcccagctatatgggaggctgaggcaggaggatcgcttgaacccaggaggcagaggttgcagtgaaccaagattgcgccattgcactccagcctgggtgacagagtgagactccatctcaaacaacaacaacaacaaaactatgagtcagagaaagaaaaatttaccaGTGAGAGGGGAGGGACTGCCCCATGCTGTAGCTGGGTCATGTTGGTGTTTTTTACCAAAATAGTGCATTCTCACCTCAgctaggtatatatatatatgggttttttgtttgtttgttttgttttttttgttttttgttttttgtttttttgagacatagtttcactctgtcacccaggctggggtgcagtagcacgatcatggctcactgaagcctcgaccttccgggctcagcctctgaagtagatGCGACTATAGGAACgcactaccacacccaactaatttttatattttttgtagagatgaggttttgccatgttgcccaggctggtctcaaactcctaggctcaagccgctcaagcaatccacctgcctcagcctcccaaagtgctaggattacaggcgtgagtcaccacgctcgGCCTGGGTATTTTTAATATAAGGTGTTCTCTCCATGCTGTGTGCTCTCTCAACAGCTATGGAACATATATGACATTTTTCATTTAGGAGTTCGGTAGCATTCTCATTATGGCCACATGGCCTTGAAGTTCTGTGATCTCTAGATGGCTTGGTGTGTCTCTCTATTTCTGTGTGTTTACTGTGGCCCTGTTTTCACaatctctcactcactctctctctctttctgaattTCACTTTGTCTGTGTGTCCTCCCAATGGGCTCCCACCATGGCTGTGTGTTCTCTTGATACTTATGTGTTCTTACTATGGCATATGTTCTCAGTTTAATGTTGTATTTTCACTACAGGTGTGTGTTTCATCTTAGCTGTATGTTCTTATTATAGTGTGCAACCCTGCTGTGGAGACTTGCTCTCCATGTGGTGATGTATTTTTCAACAGAACTTGATAGTCATAACTGGTCAAATTTGTCCAAGGGTCAGGAGCCAAAAAAATTTtgtgtgaaaaaaatattttcacgaTTTTATATTCTTACCACTGTCCTAATTATACATATATCTCAGGTTGGATGTGATGTGGTTGCTCACTCCTCTTGGGGATATTCTCAACTGTGCAGCATGACTATTTACTGCCTGACTGAACTCAGAACAGCCCTAGGTATTATTAGATGGCTTTTACCAATTGATGCCACGGGTCAAGGGAGGGGTATCTCCACTGGCTACTCAGAGGAGAAACCTCCAGAGGCTAGTGAAGCCAGCCTCTAAAGGTCTAAAGTACCCAACACTTCTCAGCTGGTTCTCAGCAATGAGAACATCTCATCCCCAGGCAGTGCTATGCCCAGGGGTCTGGACATAGGAACCAGGAACCTGAAACAAGATGGAGTTCTGAGGATAAATCAGGGGGAGCCAGAGGGCTCAGAAAGAGATGCAAGAACAAACGGAGGCAAGGAGGCACAGAGACACATAGAGGTCCAGGGAGCAAGGGAGAGCCAGGGGGCTCAGCAGCGCATTGAGCAAGGAGAACACAAGGAGTCACAGGGGCCCAGAGAGGTCCACAGGGGGCACAGCCATGGGAGTAGATGGTAGACAGGTAGATGAAGTTAGGGGCTTGGGCCATGACAGACAAGATTGAGAAATATGCCTCAGAGATGAGGGACGCAGAAGGGCATGCAGAAGGACGGGGACAGAGGGGACAAAATAAGTGACACAGTGATGACAATGGAGAAATGTGTCAAGGATGGGAGATACAAGTAAAAGAGATGTGAGAGCACATTGGGGGAGTTGGGGGCATCTCTCACCACTGAAGGCATAGGTGGCACCATGGTTGTCAGACGTCAGTGCAGACAAGACTAGATGTGGGCTACAGCGCATATACTCCGGGCCATGGTGGGTACTGTTCCCATGGCCAGTCCCATTCTTGTGTCCATGGCCTGGAGAGAGAAATGGGTGAGGAGAACACAGAAGGAGGCCAGAGGTCAGAGTGAGGTCCAAGGTGGAAGAGATGGCTGGGGTTAGTGGGGTGTGGGTTTCCCCATATGAGGGTAATGGGAAAATCCAGAATGGAAATGGGGCTAGATTAAGGGCCAAGGTGTCGCAACACGGAGTTAAAGTGAGAGCTAGGACACGTGAGATCCACAAGCTCAGGGAAAGTGGATGAATTCTGACAGGTCTCAAGTGCTAGGGCTTTCTCACCTCTGCCAGGGCAGGGCATGAAGTAGTCTCGGACATCCCGCGGGTACCTGGGAGGCACCTCTCCCCTGACAGGGTCGAAGCGCAGGAATTGGTTACCCTGGAAGCAGTAGTAGCGGCCCAGCCATCTCAGGGCAGAGGAGCAGTTCCCAACAGCTGGCCAGGAACGCTCCTTCATGGTTCCCGTAGCCAAGTCCCAGAACCACTCGCGGTCACCTTTGTCCAATCAATCAACAGGCATTTGGTGAGACCGGGTTATGCCCTCCTTTGTGCTTTCTCTGGGTCCCAGGATGGGCCAGATAATGGTACTGATCACATGGAGCTCACAGCCATCAGAGAGATGGCTAAAGGAGGGTGATCATACACCAAAATTCAGCAGCAAAACACACAGGATCAGCTCAGCAAAGGCAGTAGGGAGAGTCTGGGAAAATTTCCCAGGGAAGATGATACTTAAAGTGAAATCCGAAGTAGGAATTAAAAGGCACACAAGGAGAGATGGAACCCCAGAGAGTGGAAAGATTCCAAAGCATGGAGCAAACTGAGTGTACAGAGAACAGCATAGGGTTTCTGGAGCTTAGTGTTAAGGTAAAGGTATAATAAAAGTCAAAGCTGAAGGGCCAATAGGGATTTGGCCATGGAGAGATTTGTATGTAAGACTAAAGAGGGTAGATTTGTCCTAAGGGTCATGGGGAACAATGAGGGACTATTCACACAGAATTACACACAGTTGCCTTCACCAGAATgacttcctcttcttccctcaCGTGACCTCTAGACCATACGTGGCTTCTCTATTTCCCTTCCTTAAAGAGCCACATAGTggctccaccaccaccatcactaccactatcaccatcactacTGGCATCACTACCAACCCACCACTACTCCAGGTTCTTGGATTCCAGCCTGGACTGACCTTGGAAGAAGAGGACGCCTTCAGCTTGACATTCTCCACGGTGACATTCCACAGCTGCATCCAGTGGGGATGGGATTCCAGGAAATTCATCTTGGAGCAACTTTGGGTatcctttctccttcttttcagGAGGGTATACCCAGACTTTGTCCCCCTGCATTCA is a window of Gorilla gorilla gorilla isolate KB3781 chromosome 9, NHGRI_mGorGor1-v2.1_pri, whole genome shotgun sequence DNA encoding:
- the HPX gene encoding hemopexin; translated protein: MARVLGAPVALGLWSLCWSLAIANPLPPTSAHGNVAEGETKPDPDVTERCSDGWSFDATTLDDNGTMLFFKGEFVWKSHKWDRELISERWKNFPSPVDAAFRQGHNSVFLIKGDKVWVYPPEKKEKGYPKLLQDEFPGIPSPLDAAVECHRGECQAEGVLFFQGDREWFWDLATGTMKERSWPAVGNCSSALRWLGRYYCFQGNQFLRFDPVRGEVPPRYPRDVRDYFMPCPGRGHGHKNGTGHGNSTHHGPEYMRCSPHLVLSALTSDNHGATYAFSGTHYWRLDTSRDGWHSWPIAHQWPQGPSTVDAAFSWEEKLYLVQGTQVYVFLTKGGYTLVSGYPKRLEKEVGTPHGIILDSVDAAFICPGSSRLHIMAGRRLWWLDLKSGAQATWTELPWPHEKVDGALCMEKSLGPNSCSANGPGLYLIHGPNLYCYSDVEKLNAAKALPQPQNVTSLLGCTH